In Planctomycetaceae bacterium, a genomic segment contains:
- a CDS encoding NADP-dependent isocitrate dehydrogenase yields MPQSSSNSSLSIVYTLTDEAPALATRSLLPVIRRFTRTSGVEYRQEDISLAGRIIAAFPERLAEDQKQHDALALLGQLAKTPEANIIKLPNISASIPQLTTAIKELQAKGFDVPDFPEEAETDADKEIRSRYAKVLGSAVNPVLREGNSDRRVAAPVKAYAKKHPHSMGAWSRDSKSHVASMSSGDFYGSEQSHIMSDSGSVRIELVGDDGSVTVLKDGLVLQAGEVIDASCLSRQALREYIAAEIADARENDVLLSLHLKATMMKVSDPIIFGHVVEVFFADVFEKFADDLTEAGVEPNNGVGNILSRIQQLPADRQQAILQEIDAVYARQPRLAMVNSDKGITNLHVPSDVIIDASMPAAIRSSGKMWGPDGKLQDTKALIPDRCYSGVYQATIDFCKEHGAFDVTTMGNVANVGLMAQKAEEYGSHDKTFEIPKAGTVRVVDASGGVLMQHAVAAGDIWRACQTKDAPIRDWVRLAVSRARATGAMAIFWLDSNRAHDANLIRLVTKYLTEHDTTGLQIEILSPVEATKLTCQRCREGKDTISVTGNVLRDYLTDLFPILELGTSAKMLSIVPLLAGGGLFETGAGGSAPKHVQQFVEEGHLRWDSLGEFLAIAVSLEDLAQRTGNQKLAVLAKAMDAANGKYLDENKSPGRAPGELDNRGSHFYLALYWAQALASQDIDLELRNEFTSVASRLADNEQTILAEIAAASGSPIDIGGYYLPDESKVTAAMRPSATFNSILA; encoded by the coding sequence ATGCCACAATCATCCAGCAATTCGTCTTTGTCAATTGTCTACACACTGACGGACGAAGCTCCAGCGCTTGCGACAAGGTCTCTGCTCCCTGTTATTCGAAGGTTCACGCGAACATCCGGTGTCGAATACCGTCAGGAAGACATTTCACTTGCTGGCCGCATTATTGCAGCATTTCCGGAGAGACTGGCTGAAGACCAGAAGCAACATGACGCACTGGCTCTGCTTGGGCAGCTGGCGAAGACTCCTGAAGCCAACATTATCAAGCTGCCGAATATCAGCGCGTCGATCCCGCAGTTGACGACCGCGATCAAAGAACTGCAGGCGAAGGGATTCGACGTTCCTGATTTTCCGGAAGAGGCGGAAACGGATGCGGACAAGGAAATCAGGTCCCGATATGCCAAAGTGCTTGGCAGCGCTGTCAATCCTGTCCTGCGGGAAGGAAATTCGGATCGTCGCGTCGCGGCTCCGGTGAAAGCTTATGCAAAGAAGCATCCGCATTCGATGGGCGCATGGTCGCGGGATTCGAAGTCCCACGTTGCGTCGATGTCATCGGGGGATTTTTACGGCAGCGAACAGTCGCATATCATGAGTGACTCTGGTTCTGTCAGAATCGAGCTTGTCGGAGACGATGGCTCAGTCACCGTTCTCAAAGATGGGCTGGTGCTTCAGGCGGGCGAAGTGATCGATGCCTCGTGTCTGAGCCGTCAGGCCCTGCGTGAATATATCGCCGCCGAGATCGCCGATGCGCGGGAGAACGATGTCCTGCTGTCCCTGCATCTGAAGGCCACGATGATGAAGGTGTCCGATCCAATCATCTTCGGGCACGTTGTCGAAGTGTTCTTTGCTGATGTCTTCGAAAAATTCGCGGACGACCTGACGGAAGCAGGTGTCGAGCCCAACAATGGGGTCGGCAACATTTTGTCTCGAATTCAGCAGTTGCCAGCGGATCGGCAGCAGGCAATTCTGCAGGAGATTGACGCTGTCTATGCCCGTCAGCCGCGTCTCGCTATGGTGAATTCAGACAAAGGGATTACCAATCTGCACGTTCCCAGTGATGTGATCATCGACGCCTCGATGCCCGCAGCGATTCGTTCTTCCGGGAAGATGTGGGGACCCGATGGAAAGCTGCAGGATACCAAGGCGCTGATCCCTGACCGGTGCTATTCCGGCGTTTATCAGGCCACGATCGACTTCTGCAAAGAACACGGTGCCTTCGACGTGACAACCATGGGCAACGTTGCCAATGTTGGACTGATGGCTCAGAAGGCAGAAGAATATGGCTCGCATGATAAAACCTTCGAAATTCCGAAGGCGGGTACCGTGCGCGTCGTCGATGCCAGCGGTGGAGTCCTTATGCAGCACGCTGTCGCTGCGGGCGATATCTGGCGTGCGTGCCAGACCAAAGATGCACCAATTCGGGACTGGGTACGGCTGGCAGTCAGCCGTGCTCGAGCCACCGGAGCCATGGCAATTTTCTGGCTTGATTCCAACAGAGCGCATGATGCGAATTTGATCAGGCTGGTGACAAAATACCTGACGGAACACGATACGACGGGATTGCAGATTGAGATCCTTTCGCCGGTGGAAGCGACGAAGCTGACCTGTCAGCGTTGCCGGGAAGGCAAGGACACGATTTCTGTGACCGGCAACGTGCTTCGGGACTATCTGACCGACCTGTTTCCAATTCTGGAGCTCGGCACCAGCGCCAAAATGTTGTCGATTGTGCCTTTGCTCGCCGGGGGAGGATTGTTTGAGACCGGTGCGGGCGGCTCTGCTCCGAAACATGTTCAGCAATTTGTCGAGGAAGGGCATCTGCGATGGGATTCACTGGGAGAGTTCCTCGCGATAGCGGTGTCACTTGAAGATTTGGCGCAGCGAACCGGGAACCAGAAACTGGCAGTTCTGGCAAAAGCAATGGATGCCGCAAATGGAAAGTACCTTGATGAAAACAAGTCCCCTGGTCGAGCACCGGGGGAACTGGATAATCGGGGCAGTCACTTCTATCTGGCGTTGTACTGGGCTCAGGCTCTGGCCTCCCAGGACATCGACCTCGAACTGCGAAATGAATTCACCAGCGTAGCATCCCGACTGGCCGACAACGAGCAGACCATTCTCGCCGAGATTGCGGCTGCATCGGGTTCCCCCATTGATATTGGCGGGTACTATCTGCCCGATGAGTCAAAAGTGACCGCCGCAATGCGCCCCAGCGCAACGTTCAACTCAATCCTTGCCTGA
- the trpD gene encoding anthranilate phosphoribosyltransferase, whose amino-acid sequence MHECLEAPLQRLLRRENLSTVEVQSCVGAIMDGACEAVDIAAFLTAMAAKGPVPDEIVGAARAMRERAAHIRTARSPLLDTCGTGGDRLHTFNISTATAIVAAACDINVAKHGNRSVSSSSGSADVLEFLGVRIDQSADAAGRCLDKIGIAFCFAPVVHGAMKHAAPVRRQLGFPTIFNLLGPLTNPAGAEHQLLGASSNDRGRLLSSAAAKLGTTRTLVVCGNDQLDEVCLWGPTAVFDVQNEEVSEYEVSAADFDLPECSVEDLVVSSASESAEVIQAVLSGRHIPDSSAGTLTGDRFGAASAIVIANTSAALVAAGGFDDFRRAAVFAKEMLVTGTAVRKLQELVEVSQSQGLSS is encoded by the coding sequence ATGCATGAATGTCTGGAAGCTCCGCTTCAGCGATTGCTGCGTCGGGAGAACCTGAGCACCGTCGAAGTACAATCGTGCGTGGGTGCGATTATGGACGGTGCCTGCGAAGCGGTGGACATTGCGGCGTTTCTGACTGCGATGGCGGCCAAGGGCCCGGTGCCGGATGAAATTGTCGGCGCGGCACGGGCGATGCGGGAAAGAGCGGCACACATTCGCACTGCGAGAAGTCCTCTGCTGGATACCTGCGGGACAGGGGGGGACCGACTGCATACCTTCAATATCAGCACGGCCACAGCAATTGTGGCTGCGGCGTGCGACATTAATGTCGCCAAGCATGGTAATCGGAGCGTGTCCAGTTCGAGCGGATCTGCCGACGTACTTGAGTTTCTGGGGGTTCGGATTGATCAGTCTGCAGATGCAGCCGGTCGGTGCCTGGACAAAATCGGCATAGCCTTCTGCTTTGCCCCGGTTGTACATGGGGCCATGAAGCACGCGGCACCGGTCAGGCGTCAACTTGGATTTCCCACCATTTTCAACCTGCTCGGGCCTTTGACAAACCCGGCCGGTGCTGAACACCAGCTGCTGGGGGCCAGCAGTAACGACCGCGGCAGGCTGCTGTCATCTGCCGCTGCCAAACTGGGGACAACAAGGACTCTGGTTGTGTGTGGAAACGACCAGTTAGACGAGGTTTGCCTGTGGGGGCCGACGGCCGTTTTTGATGTGCAGAATGAGGAAGTCAGCGAATACGAAGTTTCGGCGGCAGACTTTGACCTGCCGGAATGTTCTGTGGAAGACCTTGTTGTTTCTTCTGCCTCGGAAAGTGCGGAAGTGATTCAGGCCGTACTCTCCGGACGGCACATTCCGGATTCGAGTGCCGGAACGCTGACGGGAGACCGATTTGGAGCCGCCAGTGCCATCGTCATTGCGAATACCTCAGCCGCTCTTGTGGCCGCAGGTGGCTTTGATGATTTCCGTCGTGCCGCGGTGTTTGCGAAAGAAATGCTGGTGACCGGAACAGCAGTCCGCAAATTGCAGGAACTTGTGGAGGTGAGTCAGAGTCAGGGGCTTTCGTCATGA
- a CDS encoding UbiA family prenyltransferase, protein MMPWLRLMRLPTVFTALANVICGYLLTHPLRIEQIAGDSRFWLLLCSGAGLYLGGMVLNDVCDAELDRTERPERPIPSGQVKLSHALLLAVALIGGGVAAASIVGSVSSMVAICLAAAVFAYDAALKKTVFGPIGMATCRFLNILLGASAVERFDLLVSMPQLGVATALFVYIVGVTWFARYEAQVSATRHLMVGLLIVILGIAGDAVVILASTFPRRPATGALIALVLIAVNLTIRCVTAVRSGQPRLVQKSVGVLLLNIIFLDATVVFAATGDARLASLIVALVIPATLMKRFIPLS, encoded by the coding sequence ATGATGCCCTGGCTGCGTTTGATGCGGCTTCCGACAGTCTTCACTGCCCTTGCCAATGTGATCTGTGGTTATTTGCTGACTCATCCTTTGCGAATCGAACAGATTGCCGGGGACTCACGCTTCTGGCTCTTGTTGTGTTCCGGAGCTGGTTTGTATCTGGGCGGAATGGTGTTGAATGATGTCTGCGACGCGGAACTCGATCGGACGGAGCGTCCTGAACGGCCGATCCCGTCGGGGCAGGTCAAACTGTCACACGCCCTTTTGCTGGCGGTCGCATTGATCGGTGGTGGAGTGGCTGCAGCATCGATTGTTGGGTCTGTGAGTTCGATGGTCGCCATTTGCCTTGCGGCTGCCGTTTTTGCGTATGACGCTGCCTTGAAGAAAACGGTGTTCGGCCCCATCGGAATGGCCACATGCCGGTTCCTGAATATCCTGCTCGGTGCGAGCGCGGTGGAACGGTTTGATCTGTTAGTTTCAATGCCTCAGCTGGGTGTTGCAACGGCCTTGTTTGTGTATATCGTTGGTGTAACCTGGTTCGCACGATATGAAGCCCAGGTGAGTGCAACTCGGCATTTGATGGTTGGGCTGCTGATCGTAATTCTTGGAATTGCCGGGGACGCAGTGGTGATTCTCGCGTCAACCTTTCCACGGCGCCCAGCGACAGGTGCATTGATCGCCCTGGTCCTGATCGCTGTGAACCTGACGATTCGGTGTGTGACGGCAGTCCGATCGGGACAGCCGCGGCTCGTCCAGAAATCCGTGGGCGTCCTGTTGCTGAACATTATTTTTCTTGACGCCACCGTTGTCTTTGCCGCAACCGGCGACGCCAGGTTGGCATCACTGATCGTTGCCCTGGTCATTCCAGCGACCCTGATGAAACGATTCATACCGCTGAGTTAG
- a CDS encoding ABC transporter ATP-binding protein gives MIETRNLTKRYGNLIAANDINLKLDEGDVFGFIGPNGSGKTTTMRMIATLLNPDHGEAYVCGKSIYTEQEDIRRLVGFMPDFFGVYDDMTVIEYLEFFAAAYRINGPDRRRVCEEKLELVDMSFKRDAMVNELSRGQTQRIGLARTLIHDPQVLLLDEPASGLDPRARIEIRNLLKRLGEMKKTVIVSSHILPELADVCTRVGMIEKGHMIVDSDVAEVMRKARQRILLNIGVRDRADDAAKLLEQCDSVEKVGMAKNQMIEVTLKPDIEDYSDLPSALVEGGFRVNLFREEEVNLETAFLQLTKGLVQ, from the coding sequence ATGATTGAAACACGCAATTTAACGAAGCGCTACGGCAACCTTATTGCGGCGAACGACATTAATCTCAAGCTGGATGAAGGCGACGTTTTTGGATTCATCGGTCCAAACGGGTCCGGTAAAACCACGACTATGCGCATGATTGCGACGCTGTTGAATCCGGATCACGGCGAAGCTTATGTGTGTGGCAAGAGTATCTATACCGAGCAGGAAGACATCCGAAGACTCGTCGGGTTCATGCCGGACTTTTTTGGTGTTTACGATGACATGACCGTCATCGAGTATCTTGAATTCTTTGCCGCGGCTTATCGCATCAACGGACCTGATCGGCGACGAGTGTGCGAAGAGAAGCTTGAACTGGTTGATATGAGCTTTAAACGCGATGCGATGGTTAATGAACTATCCCGCGGACAGACTCAACGTATTGGACTCGCGCGGACGCTGATCCATGACCCTCAGGTGCTGCTGCTGGATGAACCTGCCAGTGGTTTGGACCCGCGTGCCCGAATTGAAATCAGAAATCTTCTGAAACGCCTGGGGGAAATGAAAAAGACGGTCATCGTCAGCAGCCACATTCTACCGGAACTTGCGGACGTGTGTACGCGTGTCGGGATGATCGAAAAGGGGCATATGATCGTTGACAGTGATGTGGCTGAAGTCATGAGAAAAGCACGCCAGCGCATTCTGTTAAATATCGGAGTCAGAGATCGGGCGGATGATGCGGCGAAACTGCTCGAGCAGTGCGACAGCGTTGAAAAGGTCGGTATGGCAAAGAATCAAATGATCGAAGTCACTCTCAAACCAGACATCGAAGACTACAGTGATTTGCCGTCTGCGCTGGTAGAAGGAGGGTTTCGCGTGAATCTATTCCGGGAAGAAGAAGTCAATCTTGAGACCGCATTCCTTCAGCTGACCAAAGGCCTGGTTCAGTAA